Genomic window (Streptomyces cadmiisoli):
TCGACGAGCAGGGCCGTGATGAAGCGCTCCGCCGCGTCCGCGTCGGACTGCGCGGCCTCCGCCACATGACGCCGGACGCTCACCTCCAGCGCCGCGGCCAACTCGGGCAGGCTGGCGTGCTGGTGCGCCGCCTCACGGAACGCTCCCAGCACCGCCGCTGTGCCGTCCAACGCCGCGATCCCCTTGCCTTTCACATCACCGATGAGGAACCGGGTGCCGTTCGGGGTCCTCGCGACCGCGTACAGATCGCCGCCGACCTCGGCCAGAGGGTCGGCGGCCCGGTAGACGGAGCCGATCCTCAGATCCGCGATACGGCGGGGAAGCGGCCGGAGCACGACGCGCTGCGCCGCCTGGGAGATCGCTCGCAGCCGGCTCGTCTCCCGGTGACTGCGCTCGTGCGACCGGCAGAAGACGAGGGTGAGCAGTGAAGCCCCCATGAGTGAGGCCAGGTGACCGATCCAGTGCACCGTCGTGTGCGGAGCGGAGGCGGTCGCGGAACGGTGCGCATACATGTCGAGTCACCTTCTTCCCTCGCACCGGGAGCGGTGCTCGGGTACTGCTGAGATCGGACGGGGTACGTGAGTCCATCGAGACGTGTCGTGTTCGATGTGCCTTCACCCTCCCCCGGGTCCGGCAACCGCGTCCGCTACCGCATGGCCGACAAGTCCTCGAAATCGGTCATGCCCCGCTTCCGTCCCGCGCGCGGAACGGTGGTGATCCACCCGCACGAGGCGGCTGAGGCAGCACCGGCCGACGACGGAAACCGGCATCCGTCGTAGGATCTCGCAGGTGACGGACGGGAGGCCGAGGTGGCGGAAACGACGCTGACAGCGACGACGGTGTCCGAAGTGATGGCCGAGCTGGCCGCACTCGAGGACCCGAAGATGCGCCAGGTGAACGAGAAGCACGGTGACGATCACGGTGTGAACCTCACCAAGCTGCGCGCGCTCGCGAAGCGGCTCAAGACGCAGCAGGAACTCGCGCGGGGTCTCTGGGCGACGGACGACACCGCGGCGAGGCTGCTGGCCCTCCTGATCTGCCGCCCCAAGGCGTTCGAGCGTGACGAGCTGGACACCATGCTGCGCGAGGCGCGCACACCCAAGGTGCACGACTGGCTCGTGAACTACGTGGTCAAGAAGAACCCGCACTCCGAGGAACTGCGCTCGGCCTGGTTCGCCGATCCGGATCCGGTGGTCGCGAGTGCCGGCTGGGCGCTGACCACGGAACGCGTGGCGAAGAAGCCCGAGGGCCTGGACCTCGCGGGACTGCTCGACATCATCGAGTCGGAGATGAAGGACGCCCCGGAGCGCCTGCAATGGGCGATGAACCACTGCCTGGCTCAGATCGGGATCGAGCAGGCCGGGTACCGCACGCGTGCGATCGGCATCGGTGAGCGACTGGAAGTCCTAAGGGACTACCCGACGTCGCCGGGCTGCACGTCTCCCTTCGCGCCCGTCTGGATCACCGAGATGGTGCGCAGGCAGCAGGACAAGTAGCGGGACCTGCCCGCGCCGGTCCCTTGTCGGTCCCGCGTCGGTGAAGGGTCTCGGCCGACGGCGCCGTGCCCCCATGAACGCCGCACCACGACGGCGCCCGCAGCCACCCCTGAGTACGCCTACTCATGCCGGCCGGCACCTGGCCGGGGACGATGGGCCGGGACAGCGTACGCGACAGGAGGCGGGGGCATGGGCAGGTTTCTCGTGGGGGTGGTGGCCGTCATGGCGGCGGGCGCGGCATTGGTCTTCGCCTACATGGCCGGGGCGCCGCCGACGGTCGTCTTCGCCGTCGGGGCAGGTGTACTGAGCCTTCTGTGGCTGTTGCTCCTGCTCACCGTGCCCTGGAACCTCTACTTCCGGGCGCATGCGGTGCTCAGCGAGATCGCGACGAGCCGCGAGAAGGGGATGAAAGTCTCCCCCGCCCGGGACGCCGAAGCGGCGCGTATCGCCCGCATGATGCTCCGGGCGGCGATCGCCGGCCACGTCCTGACAGCGGCCGTCGTCGTCGCGGTCACCTGGGCGACCGGTGATTTCACCGGTTACTGGTTCGCCGCGTTCTTCCTGTTGAGCACCCTCTTCCGGCCGGCCGGCGCCTATTTCGGCCAGCTCCGGCGTCGCCTGGGAACCCTTCTCAAGGATGTCACCTATCCACGGGACGATGTTGTCGAGCTGCACGCCCGGTTGAAGCGCGCCGAGGCCGGAACGCGCGTCCTGGAGGAGAAGGCGGAGGAACAGTACCGAGCCCTCGCCGAACTGCGCCGTGCCGTGGACGCCCTGGGCATGAGCACGT
Coding sequences:
- a CDS encoding DNA alkylation repair protein; amino-acid sequence: MAELAALEDPKMRQVNEKHGDDHGVNLTKLRALAKRLKTQQELARGLWATDDTAARLLALLICRPKAFERDELDTMLREARTPKVHDWLVNYVVKKNPHSEELRSAWFADPDPVVASAGWALTTERVAKKPEGLDLAGLLDIIESEMKDAPERLQWAMNHCLAQIGIEQAGYRTRAIGIGERLEVLRDYPTSPGCTSPFAPVWITEMVRRQQDK
- a CDS encoding PP2C family protein-serine/threonine phosphatase translates to MYAHRSATASAPHTTVHWIGHLASLMGASLLTLVFCRSHERSHRETSRLRAISQAAQRVVLRPLPRRIADLRIGSVYRAADPLAEVGGDLYAVARTPNGTRFLIGDVKGKGIAALDGTAAVLGAFREAAHQHASLPELAAALEVSVRRHVAEAAQSDADAAERFITALLVEFPAGGCVMRSVSCGHPLPLFVRGNRVTALRGSRPAPPLGLAGVDPEAYRQDTFRYAPGDAFLLYTDGLAEARDGAGAFYSVTERDIAWRTAADPQVLLQQVQDDLLRHTQGRLNDDVALVAVHAADC